In candidate division WOR-3 bacterium, one DNA window encodes the following:
- a CDS encoding zinc-ribbon domain-containing protein, producing MPVFIVKCPGCETKYKVSTEKIKPGSKIRCPKCQTVFIFKIPEEILEKEELKEFEKKEIQKKEIKEEKKESLTLEIPPDVPPEERKLHERAIRLAKILARDIINYYRDRWEKALKNGNLKEEFKKEIMESWKYYCEKVPKEIRDKTNYFQIAFNQIVGKGQKIL from the coding sequence ATGCCAGTATTTATTGTAAAATGTCCTGGATGTGAAACTAAATATAAAGTAAGTACTGAAAAAATTAAACCAGGCTCGAAAATTCGATGTCCAAAATGTCAAACTGTATTTATTTTTAAAATACCTGAAGAAATTTTGGAAAAAGAAGAACTCAAAGAATTTGAAAAAAAAGAGATTCAAAAAAAGGAAATAAAAGAAGAAAAAAAAGAATCTCTCACCCTTGAAATTCCACCTGATGTTCCTCCTGAAGAAAGAAAACTTCATGAAAGGGCTATAAGACTTGCAAAAATTCTTGCAAGGGATATAATAAACTACTATAGGGATAGATGGGAAAAAGCTCTAAAAAATGGAAATCTAAAAGAAGAATTCAAAAAGGAAATTATGGAATCATGGAAATATTACTGTGAAAAGGTCCCAAAAGAAATAAGAGATAAAACAAATTACTTCCAGATCGCTTTCAACCAGATAGTTGGTAAAGGTCAAAAAATATTATAA